A window of candidate division TA06 bacterium genomic DNA:
GCAGGCCATGAGGAGCGCCGAGGCCGCCCGGCTGCTGGCCCGGATAGACGGAACCAAGGTGGCGGGCCCGGCAGACATTCCCTTTCATGCCGGCGACTCGGTAAAAATAGTGGACGGGCCATTTGCCAACTTTACCGGGATCATCAACGAAGTGGACAAACAGCATGGCAAGGTAAAGGTGATGGTCACCATCTTCGGCCGGACCACCCCGGTGGAATTGGATTTCATTCAGATCAACGAAATATAAATCTTCAGGCGCCCCGGCGTTCCATATATAAACAGGAACTGCTTCTGCCCGGACGTCAAGTATTAAAAAAAAGAGAGATAAACCCTTATGGCAAAAATAGTATCCGCCTTGGTAAAACTGCAGATCCCGGCCGGACAGGCCAATCCTGCGCCCCCGGTAGGACCGGCCTTGGGCCAGCACGGAGCCAACATCCCGGAATTCTGCAAACAGTTCAATGCCCGCACCCAGGGGCAGGACGGGCTGATCATTCCCTGCCTGATCACCATCTACAAGGACCGGAGCTTCAGCTTCATCCTAAAGACCCCGCCGGCCGCGGTGCTGCTGAAGAAGGCGGCCGGGCTGGCTAAAGGCTCCGGCGTGCCCAACCGCAACAAGGTGGGCAAGGTCACCGAAGCCCAGGTCCGGGACATCGCCCAGAAGAAAATGGTGGACCTGAACGCCGCTTCGGTGGAGGCCGCCATGAGGCTGGTCAAAGGAACCGCCCGCAGCATGGGCATCGATATAGCCGGATAGACACATCTAAACAGGGCATATATAAACATAACGCTGGGAGGCGAACCACCTTGGTTAATGGGGAATTTGAAAAATTGGAAATCGGGGTATTCAGGAGCTATAGTCAGGATTAACAAGTTTTACAAATAGCAAATTCCCATGCCCCAAGAAAAGGGCGCCGCTTAGAACCAGGAAGGAGGAAAATGGACCGAGGGAAAAAGTACAATCTGGCAGCCCAGAAAACAGACCTGAACAAGACCTACACCGTGGCCGAAGCGGTGGAGGCGGTAAAGCAGATGGCTTATGCCAAGTTTGACGAGGCTTTTGAGGTCTCGATCAAAATGGAGCTGGACCCCAAGAAGGCCGATCAGAACCTGCGGGGCACGGTGATCCTGCCCCACGGCACCGGCAAGAAAATGAGGGTGCTGGTCTTTGCCAAGGGCGAAAAGGAGGCCGAAGCCACCGCGGCCGGGGCCGACTTCGCCGGCAGCGACGACCTGATCAAGAAGGTCTCGGAGGGCTGGACCGAATTCGACGTGGCCATAGCCACTCCGGACATGATGAGCCAAGTGGGCCGGCTGG
This region includes:
- a CDS encoding 50S ribosomal protein L1, with product MDRGKKYNLAAQKTDLNKTYTVAEAVEAVKQMAYAKFDEAFEVSIKMELDPKKADQNLRGTVILPHGTGKKMRVLVFAKGEKEAEATAAGADFAGSDDLIKKVSEGWTEFDVAIATPDMMSQVGRLGKILGVRGLMPNPKTGTVTFDLTKAVKEAKAGKIEYRVDKNSNLHVAVGKKSFDNPKLVDNINTLLSEVVKARPSSLKGTYIKSISLSSTMSPGVKVALTELSALGK
- the rplK gene encoding 50S ribosomal protein L11, which codes for MAKIVSALVKLQIPAGQANPAPPVGPALGQHGANIPEFCKQFNARTQGQDGLIIPCLITIYKDRSFSFILKTPPAAVLLKKAAGLAKGSGVPNRNKVGKVTEAQVRDIAQKKMVDLNAASVEAAMRLVKGTARSMGIDIAG